From a single Mesorhizobium shangrilense genomic region:
- a CDS encoding DUF922 domain-containing Zn-dependent protease, with amino-acid sequence MMKRSLLCALMLGLATTPAGAATLVKTYSYFAIRGSTLDEIQKQLLEHGPEVKTSGGSRHPGATQMSFTTRTSYAEKSDSCRIVDAKVTVKVKVILPHWRQPRKVDPDVKLFWDTLSADIKRHEERHVEIAKNHARELEDALKGTYPQKTCQAARDKAAEITAAILAKHDQAQVQFDRVESANFESRIVRLMRYRLERMQNGQLPG; translated from the coding sequence ATGATGAAACGATCCCTGCTTTGCGCGCTTATGCTCGGTCTCGCCACCACCCCGGCGGGCGCAGCGACGCTTGTAAAGACCTACAGCTACTTTGCCATCCGTGGCAGCACGCTGGACGAGATCCAGAAACAGCTTTTGGAACATGGGCCCGAGGTGAAGACCAGCGGCGGGTCACGGCATCCAGGCGCCACACAGATGTCATTCACCACCCGCACCAGCTACGCGGAGAAATCGGACTCTTGCCGGATTGTGGACGCCAAGGTGACCGTCAAGGTCAAGGTGATCCTTCCGCATTGGCGTCAGCCACGCAAGGTCGATCCGGATGTGAAACTGTTCTGGGACACATTGTCCGCCGACATCAAGCGCCATGAGGAACGCCATGTCGAGATCGCCAAGAACCACGCCCGCGAGCTCGAGGATGCGCTGAAGGGCACCTACCCGCAGAAGACTTGCCAGGCGGCCAGGGACAAGGCCGCGGAAATCACCGCCGCGATACTGGCCAAGCATGACCAGGCCCAGGTGCAATTCGACCGCGTCGAAAGTGCCAATTTCGAAAGCCGCATCGTGCGGCTGATGCGTTATCGCCTCGAACGCATGCAGAATGGCCAGCTGCCAGGTTAG
- the folP gene encoding dihydropteroate synthase encodes MMTRRWRLAHGRHLDLGDKAVVVGILNVTPDSFSDGGLFDVPEQAMVQARRMAAEGALIVDIGGESTRPDAQPVSASQEQDRILPVIEALARSGEVLISVDTYREETARRAIAAGAHIVNDVWGLQREPGIANVAAETGAGLIIMHTGRGRQKLPDVIDDQLLFLRRSLEIAAGSGVADDQIMLDAGFGFAKETADENLDLMARFSELHALGFPLMAGTSRKRFIGTVTGRDPMDRGAGTVATSVILRLKGAHLFRVHDVAINVDALAVADAMLARETNRAGR; translated from the coding sequence ATGATGACGAGGCGATGGCGGTTGGCGCACGGACGCCATCTCGACCTTGGTGACAAGGCCGTGGTTGTCGGCATCCTCAATGTCACGCCCGACAGTTTTTCCGATGGCGGCCTGTTCGATGTCCCGGAGCAGGCGATGGTCCAGGCGCGCCGCATGGCGGCGGAAGGGGCCTTGATCGTCGACATCGGCGGCGAATCAACCCGGCCAGACGCCCAGCCGGTATCCGCCAGCCAGGAGCAGGACCGCATCCTGCCGGTCATCGAGGCATTGGCGCGCTCCGGCGAAGTGCTGATTTCTGTCGATACCTACCGAGAGGAGACCGCCCGGCGCGCCATCGCGGCCGGCGCGCATATCGTCAATGACGTGTGGGGCCTCCAACGCGAGCCGGGCATCGCCAACGTCGCGGCGGAAACCGGCGCCGGGCTGATCATCATGCACACGGGCCGGGGGCGCCAGAAGCTGCCCGATGTTATCGACGACCAGTTGCTGTTCCTGAGAAGGTCACTGGAAATCGCCGCCGGCAGCGGCGTCGCCGACGACCAGATCATGCTCGACGCGGGCTTTGGTTTCGCCAAGGAGACCGCGGACGAAAATCTCGACCTGATGGCGCGGTTTTCCGAATTGCATGCGCTGGGCTTTCCGCTGATGGCCGGCACATCGCGAAAACGCTTCATAGGCACTGTTACCGGCCGCGACCCGATGGACAGGGGAGCCGGAACAGTCGCGACAAGCGTCATCCTGAGGCTCAAGGGCGCGCATCTGTTTCGCGTCCACGATGTCGCAATCAACGTGGACGCGTTGGCCGTAGCGGATGCTATGCTGGCACGCGAGACCAATCGGGCAGGACGCTGA
- the folB gene encoding dihydroneopterin aldolase, with amino-acid sequence MYVIRMKNCAFFARHGVLDEEETLGQRFYVDAALTVEPGRALVDDSIEETVNYGIAFTVIEKIVTGHRRFLIEALALEVAKALTDRFPQIKKAEITVRKPNAPVPGVLDHVEVTVAWPE; translated from the coding sequence ATGTACGTCATCCGCATGAAGAACTGCGCCTTCTTTGCCCGCCATGGCGTGCTGGACGAGGAGGAGACGCTTGGCCAGCGCTTCTATGTCGATGCCGCTCTTACGGTCGAGCCGGGCCGGGCGCTCGTCGATGATTCAATCGAAGAGACCGTCAATTACGGCATTGCCTTCACGGTGATCGAAAAGATCGTCACCGGACACCGGCGCTTCCTCATCGAGGCCCTGGCACTTGAAGTGGCAAAGGCTTTGACGGACCGCTTTCCCCAGATCAAGAAAGCCGAAATCACGGTGCGCAAGCCGAACGCGCCGGTGCCCGGTGTGCTCGATCATGTCGAGGTGACCGTTGCCTGGCCAGAATAA
- the folK gene encoding 2-amino-4-hydroxy-6-hydroxymethyldihydropteridine diphosphokinase gives MPGQNNTVYLSLGGNLGDPAQSMGAALRILDADDSTRVVAVSSLYRTPPWGKLDQPDFLNVAAEISTTLAPRALLALCLDAERKLKRVREERWGPRLIDIDILVYGKRIIHETGLEVPHPRMLERAFVLAPLAEIAPGLAVGGRSVAERLNAVDAAGIERLPTGRDWWQA, from the coding sequence TTGCCTGGCCAGAATAACACCGTCTATCTGAGCCTGGGCGGCAATCTTGGCGATCCAGCGCAATCGATGGGGGCAGCGTTGCGCATCCTGGATGCCGACGACAGCACGCGCGTTGTCGCGGTTTCCTCGCTCTATCGAACACCCCCCTGGGGCAAGCTCGACCAGCCTGATTTTCTCAATGTGGCGGCCGAAATTTCCACGACACTGGCGCCGCGCGCACTGCTTGCGCTGTGTCTGGATGCCGAGCGCAAGCTGAAGAGAGTGCGCGAGGAGCGCTGGGGTCCGCGGCTGATCGACATCGACATTCTGGTGTATGGCAAGCGCATCATCCACGAGACCGGGCTGGAAGTGCCGCATCCACGCATGCTGGAGCGCGCCTTCGTCCTGGCGCCCCTGGCAGAGATCGCACCCGGCCTCGCGGTTGGCGGCAGAAGCGTGGCTGAACGGCTCAATGCCGTTGACGCCGCAGGCATAGAGCGGCTGCCTACCGGCCGCGACTGGTGGCAGGCCTGA
- a CDS encoding DUF924 family protein, translating into MKLDANALSVTKFWRDAGPDAWFEKNDAFDADFRDQFLELHYAAARRECDGWADHAEGSLALMVLLDQFPRNCFRGTGHMFATDPLARYFAGKAIAAGHDMALDAEIRVFLYLPYEHSELLADQIESMRLTTAGAEAYLKYAIEHRDIIQRFGRFPHRNRVLGRETTPEEQAFLDEGGFSG; encoded by the coding sequence TTGAAATTGGACGCCAATGCCCTGTCGGTCACCAAATTCTGGCGCGACGCCGGACCCGATGCATGGTTCGAGAAAAACGACGCCTTCGATGCGGACTTTCGGGACCAGTTCCTCGAGCTTCACTACGCCGCCGCGCGGCGCGAATGTGACGGCTGGGCAGATCATGCGGAAGGCTCTCTGGCGCTGATGGTCCTGCTCGACCAGTTTCCGAGGAACTGCTTTCGCGGCACGGGCCATATGTTCGCCACCGATCCTCTGGCGCGGTATTTTGCCGGAAAGGCAATCGCCGCCGGCCACGACATGGCGCTCGACGCGGAAATCCGCGTCTTTCTCTATTTGCCTTACGAGCATTCGGAGCTTCTCGCGGATCAGATCGAATCGATGAGGCTAACGACCGCCGGGGCCGAGGCCTATCTCAAATATGCGATAGAGCATCGCGACATCATCCAGCGCTTCGGCCGCTTCCCGCATAGAAACCGCGTGCTCGGCAGAGAAACAACGCCGGAGGAACAGGCCTTTCTCGATGAGGGCGGCTTTTCAGGCTGA
- a CDS encoding monovalent cation:proton antiporter-2 (CPA2) family protein yields the protein MAAEAAGSDLVQVVALLAAGVVSVPIFKRLGLGSILGYLAAGVIIGPFGIGIFSESQAILHVAELGVVMFLFIIGLEMQPSRLWGLRREIFGLGALQVGMCALLLTGVGLAGGFSISQSFVAGAGFVLTSTAIVMQILEERGEMASPKGQRVVSILLLEDLAIVPLLALIAFLAPGGADTSLTERLTEVGIGLGAIVGLVLAGRYLLNPFFRILADARAREVMTAAALLVVLGSALVMQLSGLSMAMGAFLAGVLLSESTFRHQLEADIEPFRGILLGLFFLAVGMSLDLHVVVDNWRLIAIYVVAYMVMKAIAIYAVARVLKTGHKEALERAVFMAQGGEFAFVLYSAAAAVGIIDSQANATLTAIVIISMVLTPLAIVALRYLTPRDEQSLEGVDVAEGLTGSVLVIGFGRFGQIASQPLLLRGIDVSIIDNDVEMIQAAADFGFKVYYGDGTRLDILHAAGAGRARAVLICVDKADVAVRIAELIKAEFPLLTVLARAFDRGTALQLIRAGVDFQLRETFESALVFGGSTLEALGVDPEEVADVIEDVRRRDAARFELQLAEGIRAGQRFLKGNIGTPIPTPLAQPRRPGQALNEETASVLHKSTPADGQRT from the coding sequence ATGGCGGCAGAGGCAGCGGGCAGCGATCTCGTCCAGGTGGTGGCGCTGCTGGCCGCTGGCGTTGTCTCGGTGCCCATTTTCAAGCGGCTGGGGCTTGGCTCCATCCTTGGCTATCTGGCCGCCGGCGTGATCATCGGCCCATTCGGCATCGGCATCTTTTCCGAATCGCAGGCCATCCTTCATGTCGCCGAGCTCGGCGTCGTCATGTTCCTGTTCATTATCGGGCTGGAAATGCAGCCATCGAGGCTCTGGGGCCTGCGCCGGGAGATTTTTGGCCTCGGCGCGCTGCAGGTCGGCATGTGCGCGCTGTTGCTGACCGGCGTCGGCCTGGCGGGCGGTTTCTCGATCTCCCAGTCCTTCGTCGCGGGCGCCGGTTTCGTTCTGACGTCGACGGCTATCGTCATGCAGATTCTGGAAGAGCGCGGCGAAATGGCTTCACCCAAAGGCCAGCGGGTCGTGTCCATTCTGCTGCTGGAGGATCTGGCAATCGTGCCGCTCCTGGCCCTGATCGCCTTCCTGGCGCCGGGCGGCGCCGATACCAGCCTGACCGAGCGGTTGACGGAAGTCGGCATCGGCCTGGGCGCGATCGTCGGGCTGGTGCTGGCCGGGCGCTACCTGCTCAACCCGTTCTTCCGCATCCTGGCGGACGCCCGCGCCCGCGAGGTGATGACGGCCGCGGCACTTCTGGTCGTGCTGGGCTCCGCGCTCGTCATGCAGCTCAGCGGCCTGTCGATGGCGATGGGCGCGTTCCTCGCCGGCGTACTCTTGTCCGAATCGACATTCCGTCATCAGCTGGAGGCTGACATCGAGCCTTTCCGTGGCATCCTGCTCGGACTGTTCTTCCTTGCCGTCGGCATGTCCCTCGACCTGCATGTCGTGGTCGACAACTGGCGGCTGATAGCCATCTATGTCGTCGCCTACATGGTGATGAAGGCAATCGCCATCTATGCCGTCGCCCGCGTGCTGAAAACCGGCCACAAGGAAGCGCTCGAGCGTGCGGTCTTCATGGCGCAAGGCGGTGAATTCGCTTTCGTTCTCTATTCGGCCGCGGCCGCTGTTGGCATCATCGACAGCCAGGCCAATGCGACGCTCACGGCAATCGTCATCATCTCCATGGTGCTGACGCCGCTGGCGATTGTCGCATTGCGCTACCTGACACCACGCGATGAACAGTCTCTCGAAGGGGTCGACGTAGCCGAAGGCCTTACCGGCAGCGTCCTGGTCATCGGCTTCGGCCGCTTCGGCCAGATCGCCAGCCAACCGCTGCTTCTGCGCGGCATCGATGTCTCGATCATCGACAATGACGTCGAAATGATCCAGGCGGCCGCCGATTTCGGCTTCAAGGTCTATTATGGCGACGGCACGCGGCTGGACATCCTCCACGCGGCCGGCGCCGGGCGCGCGCGCGCCGTGCTCATCTGCGTCGACAAGGCCGATGTCGCGGTGCGCATCGCCGAACTCATCAAGGCAGAGTTCCCGCTGCTGACCGTTCTTGCCCGCGCTTTCGACCGTGGAACTGCATTGCAGCTGATTCGTGCCGGGGTCGACTTCCAGCTGCGAGAAACATTCGAGTCGGCGCTTGTGTTTGGCGGGTCGACTCTGGAGGCGTTGGGCGTCGATCCGGAAGAAGTGGCCGATGTGATCGAAGACGTCCGGCGGCGCGATGCCGCCCGTTTCGAGCTGCAGCTCGCCGAGGGCATCCGGGCCGGACAGCGCTTCCTGAAAGGCAATATCGGCACGCCCATCCCGACACCGCTTGCCCAGCCACGGCGCCCCGGTCAGGCGCTCAATGAAGAGACCGCGAGCGTGCTGCACAAATCCACGCCCGCGGATGGACAAAGGACTTGA
- a CDS encoding YcjF family protein, whose protein sequence is MSSPRKPAAFRIEPEAAPKQEAREAPRTHAEQPMRRPRAVRAEVAVVVPAEIDVFDEPDMIAAEPPPSVAPKKHSLLGSIFFGAFGVLVSLAVGLWTDQLIRDLFERAAWLGWLAAGMAAIAVLALVVILIREFLAIARLAEVEKLQKRALDAIARDDPKAARAVVDELSAFVAGKPETAAGRRSLAELRGEIIDGGNLVRLAEAEILGPLDARAKVMILEAAKRVSLVTAVSPRALVDVAYVVFEAGRLIRRLSELYGGRPGTLGFFRLARSVLAHLAVTGSIAVGDSFVQQIVGHGLAARLSAKLGEGVVNGMMTARIGIAAMETARPLPFSASRRPGMGDFLSALTSFATKKDSETATSGR, encoded by the coding sequence ATGAGCTCGCCCCGCAAGCCGGCGGCATTCCGCATCGAGCCGGAAGCCGCGCCCAAGCAAGAAGCGCGGGAAGCCCCCCGCACCCATGCCGAGCAGCCGATGCGAAGGCCACGAGCCGTCAGGGCCGAAGTCGCCGTTGTCGTGCCGGCGGAGATCGATGTCTTCGACGAGCCTGACATGATCGCCGCCGAGCCACCGCCATCGGTTGCGCCCAAGAAACACTCGTTGCTCGGCAGCATCTTCTTCGGCGCGTTCGGCGTGCTGGTTTCGCTAGCTGTAGGCCTGTGGACCGACCAGCTGATTCGCGACCTGTTCGAGCGCGCCGCATGGCTGGGTTGGTTGGCCGCCGGCATGGCCGCCATCGCCGTGCTGGCGCTTGTGGTGATCCTGATCCGCGAATTCCTGGCGATCGCCCGCCTCGCCGAAGTCGAAAAACTGCAGAAACGGGCGCTCGACGCTATCGCCCGCGACGATCCGAAGGCCGCGCGAGCCGTCGTGGACGAGTTGTCAGCCTTTGTCGCGGGCAAGCCCGAGACCGCGGCCGGCAGGCGTTCGCTGGCGGAGCTGCGCGGCGAAATCATTGATGGCGGCAACCTGGTGCGGCTGGCCGAAGCGGAAATCCTTGGCCCTCTCGATGCCCGCGCCAAGGTGATGATCCTCGAGGCCGCGAAGCGTGTTTCGCTGGTGACGGCGGTCAGCCCGCGCGCGCTGGTCGACGTCGCCTATGTCGTGTTCGAGGCGGGCCGGCTGATCCGGCGCCTGTCGGAACTTTATGGCGGGCGGCCGGGCACGCTGGGCTTTTTCCGCCTCGCGCGAAGCGTCCTTGCCCATCTGGCGGTCACCGGATCGATTGCCGTCGGCGACAGTTTCGTTCAGCAGATCGTCGGCCATGGCCTGGCCGCGCGGCTCTCCGCAAAGCTCGGCGAAGGCGTCGTCAACGGCATGATGACGGCGCGCATCGGCATCGCGGCGATGGAAACGGCAAGACCCCTGCCCTTCAGCGCCTCCCGACGGCCGGGCATGGGCGATTTCCTCTCAGCACTGACATCTTTTGCAACGAAGAAAGACAGCGAAACGGCCACCTCCGGCAGGTGA
- a CDS encoding YcjX family protein yields MASSLTTFTDEARIALDTLSGRATGMFSPSLRLGVTGLSRAGKTVFISALVHNLIHGGRLPLFEAQKSGRIARAFLEEQPDDAVPRFQYEDHIAALVNDRVWPDSTRAISELRLTIEYESASGWSRMFSAGKLSLDIVDYPGEWLLDLPLLGKSYADFSREAFEMAGLPVRADLSREWRALSGEVSANTDSDEMTARRLAESFAAYLKACKLDERALSTLPPGRFLMPGDLEGSPALTFAPLRDIGEKRARPGSLHAMMERRYEAYKTHVVKPFFREHITRLDRQIVLIDAMQALNAGPGAMADLERAVTEILSCFRPGRGSFLTDLFSRRIDRILVAATKADHLHHESHDRLQAIVRRLADRAVARANFTGADVDVVAMAAVRATREGTVKQGSETLPVIIGTPLKGEKINGETFDGNTETAIFPGDLPEKIDAVFEASEPDYRQNNDDPAIRFVRFRPPKLERTAEGVTLSLPHIRLDRALQFLIGDHLA; encoded by the coding sequence TTGGCATCATCGCTGACCACCTTCACCGACGAGGCGAGAATTGCGCTCGACACACTGTCGGGCCGCGCGACAGGGATGTTCTCACCGTCGTTGCGGCTTGGCGTGACCGGGCTGTCACGCGCCGGCAAGACAGTGTTCATTTCGGCGCTGGTGCACAATCTGATCCATGGCGGGCGCCTGCCGCTGTTCGAGGCGCAAAAGTCGGGACGCATCGCACGTGCTTTCCTCGAAGAGCAACCCGACGATGCCGTGCCTCGCTTTCAGTACGAGGATCACATCGCCGCACTGGTGAATGACCGCGTCTGGCCGGATTCGACGCGCGCCATTTCGGAACTGAGACTCACCATCGAGTATGAATCGGCGTCCGGCTGGAGCCGCATGTTCTCGGCCGGCAAGCTGTCGCTCGACATCGTCGACTATCCCGGCGAGTGGCTGCTCGATCTTCCGCTGTTGGGCAAATCCTACGCCGATTTCTCGCGTGAGGCCTTCGAGATGGCCGGGCTGCCGGTGCGCGCCGACCTGTCGCGGGAGTGGCGGGCCCTGTCGGGCGAGGTTAGCGCGAATACGGATTCCGACGAGATGACGGCCCGGCGCCTCGCCGAAAGTTTCGCGGCCTATCTCAAAGCATGCAAGCTCGACGAGCGGGCTCTCTCGACCTTGCCACCCGGTCGCTTCCTCATGCCGGGCGATCTTGAAGGTTCGCCGGCGCTGACTTTCGCACCACTGCGGGATATCGGTGAAAAACGGGCCCGTCCCGGATCGCTGCATGCCATGATGGAACGGCGCTACGAGGCCTACAAGACCCATGTCGTAAAGCCGTTCTTCCGCGAGCATATCACGCGACTCGACCGTCAGATCGTGCTGATCGACGCCATGCAGGCGCTAAATGCCGGCCCGGGCGCCATGGCCGACCTGGAACGGGCCGTTACCGAAATCCTGTCCTGTTTCCGTCCCGGCCGCGGCAGCTTCCTGACGGACCTGTTTTCGCGGCGCATCGACCGCATACTGGTCGCCGCGACGAAAGCCGACCATTTGCATCATGAAAGCCACGACCGTCTGCAGGCGATCGTGCGGCGGCTTGCCGACCGCGCTGTCGCGCGGGCGAATTTCACTGGCGCGGATGTCGACGTGGTGGCCATGGCAGCGGTGCGCGCGACCCGGGAAGGCACGGTGAAACAGGGCAGCGAAACACTGCCGGTCATCATCGGCACGCCGCTGAAGGGCGAAAAGATCAACGGCGAGACCTTTGATGGCAACACCGAAACAGCCATATTTCCCGGTGACTTGCCGGAGAAGATTGATGCTGTCTTTGAAGCCTCCGAACCGGATTATCGTCAGAATAATGACGATCCGGCCATCCGCTTCGTCCGTTTCCGCCCGCCCAAACTCGAACGCACGGCCGAGGGCGTGACATTGTCATTGCCGCATATCAGGCTCGACCGCGCGCTGCAGTTCCTGATCGGAGATCACCTGGCATGA
- a CDS encoding SixA phosphatase family protein: MSRLYLLRHAKAGWALPGVRDFDRPLDASGLADAEKMGTAMRTRSYVPDLTLCSNARRARETLEGLAGQTDTGRVLFLDTLYSDDAAGYLAIIRGNGGPGSLLVIGHNPMMEDLAMAVAGGGDEAALATLNQGFPTSGLAVISFPGNLADAARGSGHLDAFLTPADP; the protein is encoded by the coding sequence GTGAGCAGACTTTATCTGTTGAGACATGCCAAGGCCGGATGGGCGCTTCCCGGCGTCCGCGATTTCGACCGTCCGCTGGACGCATCGGGCCTTGCCGACGCCGAAAAGATGGGCACCGCGATGCGCACCCGCTCCTACGTTCCGGATCTCACCCTATGCTCCAATGCAAGACGTGCACGTGAAACGCTGGAGGGCCTGGCCGGACAGACGGACACCGGCCGGGTCCTGTTCCTGGACACACTCTACAGCGACGACGCCGCCGGCTATCTGGCGATCATCCGCGGCAATGGCGGGCCAGGCTCCCTGCTCGTCATCGGCCACAACCCGATGATGGAGGATCTCGCCATGGCGGTCGCGGGCGGCGGGGACGAAGCAGCCCTGGCGACGCTGAACCAGGGTTTCCCAACTTCCGGTCTCGCGGTCATCAGCTTCCCCGGCAATCTTGCCGATGCGGCCCGCGGCTCGGGCCATCTCGACGCCTTCCTGACGCCCGCCGATCCCTGA
- the dksA gene encoding RNA polymerase-binding protein DksA: MNDIVTADYVPSEDEPFMNERQKSYFRLKLVTWKNDILREARETLEILQQENANHPDLADRASSETDRAIELRARDRQRKLISKIDSALQRIDEGTYGYCEETGEPIALKRLDARPIATLSIEAQERHERREKVYRDD; encoded by the coding sequence ATGAACGACATCGTTACCGCCGATTACGTACCCTCCGAAGACGAGCCGTTCATGAACGAACGGCAGAAATCCTACTTTCGCCTGAAACTCGTTACCTGGAAGAACGACATATTGCGCGAAGCGCGCGAAACTCTCGAAATCCTGCAGCAGGAAAACGCCAACCATCCCGATCTCGCCGACCGTGCTTCCTCGGAAACCGACCGTGCCATCGAGCTTCGCGCTCGTGATCGCCAGCGAAAACTCATTTCAAAGATCGATTCCGCCCTGCAACGCATCGATGAAGGCACTTATGGTTATTGCGAGGAAACCGGCGAGCCGATCGCGCTGAAGCGCCTTGATGCACGCCCGATCGCAACCTTGTCGATCGAAGCGCAGGAACGCCACGAGCGCCGCGAAAAAGTCTATCGCGACGACTGA